In Amblyraja radiata isolate CabotCenter1 chromosome 38, sAmbRad1.1.pri, whole genome shotgun sequence, a genomic segment contains:
- the pmm1 gene encoding phosphomannomutase 1 — MAQPRPDPHTLCLFDVDGTLTPARQKIAPELDEFFQGLRKKVKIGVVGGSDYAKIAEQLGEGEEVIQKFDYVFAENGTVQYRDGKFVTKEAIQNYLGEELLQELINFCLSYMSDIRLPRKRGTFIEFRNGMLNVCPIGRSCSLAERLEFFQIDKTEKIRERFVAALQEEFAGKGLNCTRGGMISFDIYPEGWDKRYCLDILEKDGIKTIHFFGNETDPGGNDHEIFHDPRTIGYTVISPEDTVRLCKELFLRE, encoded by the exons ATGGCTCAGCCCCGGCCCGACCCTCACACCCTCTGCCTCTTTGACGTGGATGGGACGCTCACTCCGGCCCGGCAg AAGATCGCTCCTGAGCTGGACGAGTTCTTCCAAGGACTGAGGAAGAAAGTGAAGATTGGTGTTGTGGGCGGCTCGGATTATGCCAAGATAGCAGAGCAACTGGGGGAAGGAGAAGAAG TCATTCAGAAATTCGATTACGTCTTCGCTGAAAATGGGACGGTGCAGTACAGGGACGGGAAGTTTGTCACAAAGGAG GCCATACAGAACTATCTGGGTGAGGAGCTACTGCAGGAGCTGATCAACTTCTGCCTGAGCTACATGTCTGACATCAGACTCCCTCGCAAAAG GGGAACATTCATTGAGTTCCGGAACGGCATGTTGAACGTCTGTCCCATCGGCAGGAGCTGCTCCTTGGCGGAACGCCTCGAGTTCTTCCAGATCGACAAG ACGGAGAAGATCAGGGAGAGGTTTGTGGCGGCTTTACAGGAGGAGTTCGCCGGCAAGGGACTGAACTGTACCAGAG GAGGCATGATCAGTTTCGACATCTATCCCGAGGGCTGGGACAAGCGCTACTGCCTGGATATCTTGGAAAAGGATGGAATTAAAACAATCCACTTCTTCGGGAATGAGACTGATCCG GGTGGTAACGACCACGAGATCTTTCACGACCCCAGGACAATCGGTTACACTGTCATATCCCCGGAGGATACAGTCAGACTGTGCAAAGAACTCTTCCTGCGGGAATGA